In one window of Haemophilus parainfluenzae DNA:
- the crcB gene encoding fluoride efflux transporter CrcB encodes MFQSIILVSTGAAIGASLRWGLGLWLNSLFSTLAFGTLVANFIGCFLMGILVAAFWLFPQFSSEWRLFLVTGFLGALTTFSSFSGEVIELFFKEEWVNGLFVLVSHLVGCLIFTVLGIYFFRLISLLFHFR; translated from the coding sequence ATGTTTCAGTCAATCATTCTTGTGAGCACAGGTGCAGCCATCGGTGCATCCTTACGATGGGGATTAGGTCTTTGGTTGAATTCACTATTTAGTACACTTGCATTTGGTACACTTGTGGCGAACTTTATTGGCTGTTTTTTGATGGGGATTTTAGTGGCAGCCTTTTGGTTATTTCCTCAATTTAGTTCTGAATGGCGATTATTCTTAGTGACTGGATTTCTTGGGGCTCTCACCACCTTTTCTTCTTTTTCAGGCGAAGTAATAGAACTTTTTTTTAAAGAAGAATGGGTAAATGGATTGTTTGTTTTAGTGAGCCATTTAGTTGGTTGTTTAATTTTTACAGTATTAGGGATTTATTTCTTTAGACTCATCAGTCTTCTATTCCATTTTCGATAA
- the trkA gene encoding Trk system potassium transporter TrkA, giving the protein MKIIILGAGQVGTTLAANLVSEDNDITLVDNESQHLQNLQDKHDLRVVKGSPSSPKILRDAGAADADLMVAVTASDETNMIACQLGYTLFNTPTRIARIRNAEYLREKDKLFNDENVPIDHLISPENLVTDEITRLIAYPGALQVAYFSNNRISIVVVKAYYGGPLVGYALSAFKEHMPHIDCRIISILRNDKLIRPQGSTIIEAGDEITFICATEHIKAVMSELQRLEKTYKRIMIVGSGNIASGVAKQLEDKYQVKLIERDGEKAKVLAEKLSKTLVFHGDASDQNLLFEEHIENVDVFLSLSADDEANIMSALLAKRLGAKKAMVLIQRMAYINLIQGGTIDIAVSPQQATISALLGHVRKGDIKNVASLRHGTAEAIELVVHGDLTTSNVVGRQIGDIKLPVGAMIAAILRKNEVIIARRQVTIEEGDSVIVYINDKKSVSEIEKLFQPSAFFI; this is encoded by the coding sequence ATGAAAATAATCATCTTAGGTGCAGGGCAAGTAGGGACAACACTTGCAGCAAATCTAGTGAGTGAAGATAACGATATCACACTAGTCGATAATGAATCCCAACATTTGCAGAATTTGCAAGATAAGCATGATTTACGTGTGGTTAAAGGTTCGCCTTCTTCCCCCAAGATTTTACGAGATGCTGGGGCAGCAGATGCAGACTTGATGGTTGCCGTAACCGCATCTGATGAAACTAATATGATCGCTTGCCAGTTGGGATATACCCTTTTTAATACCCCAACACGTATTGCGCGTATTCGTAATGCGGAATATTTGCGTGAGAAAGATAAATTATTTAATGATGAAAATGTACCAATTGATCATCTGATTTCACCAGAAAATTTAGTTACAGATGAGATTACTCGTTTAATTGCTTATCCAGGTGCGTTGCAAGTGGCGTATTTTTCCAATAATCGAATTAGCATTGTGGTTGTAAAAGCGTATTATGGTGGTCCTTTAGTGGGTTATGCATTATCTGCTTTTAAAGAGCATATGCCACATATTGATTGCCGGATCATTTCAATTTTACGTAATGATAAATTAATTCGCCCGCAAGGTTCGACTATTATTGAGGCGGGAGACGAAATTACCTTCATTTGTGCGACAGAGCATATTAAAGCGGTGATGAGTGAGTTGCAACGCCTTGAGAAAACTTACAAGCGTATCATGATTGTGGGCAGCGGGAATATTGCCTCAGGTGTAGCCAAACAGCTAGAAGATAAGTATCAAGTGAAACTTATTGAGCGAGACGGTGAAAAAGCAAAAGTCTTGGCTGAGAAACTCTCTAAAACCCTTGTTTTCCATGGTGATGCTTCTGACCAGAATTTACTTTTTGAAGAGCATATTGAGAACGTCGATGTCTTTTTATCATTAAGTGCGGACGATGAAGCCAATATTATGTCGGCATTACTGGCAAAGCGTTTAGGGGCGAAAAAAGCGATGGTACTGATTCAACGCATGGCATATATCAATTTGATTCAAGGTGGAACCATTGATATTGCGGTTTCACCACAACAAGCGACAATTTCTGCTTTATTAGGACATGTGCGTAAAGGGGATATCAAAAACGTGGCATCTTTGCGTCATGGTACTGCGGAAGCCATTGAACTTGTGGTACATGGCGATTTGACCACATCCAATGTGGTTGGAAGACAGATTGGCGATATTAAACTTCCAGTTGGTGCAATGATTGCGGCAATTTTACGTAAAAATGAGGTTATCATTGCACGTCGTCAGGTGACCATTGAAGAAGGTGATAGTGTCATTGTTTATATTAATGACAAGAAATCTGTGTCAGAAATAGAAAAATTATTCCAACCGAGTGCATTTTTTATTTAA
- a CDS encoding TfoX/Sxy family DNA transformation protein, whose protein sequence is MKILPIPNDNITKVCDLLNQLIGDVTSKNLFTGYGLFHKQKDMFAVWVNNKVYLRAKDELSIKLKGLGCKSFTTNELNKRFVLSDYYALTESILKDNVLMRTLIILSITQIRKEKLDFALSNVGRIRDLPNLSIKYERALNKVGIDNVDTLRKIGAENAIVRLKKADISASEAFYWRLRGALENRNCEFYTEKEKERGLSKLNEILSANGFRRCKRASKKVS, encoded by the coding sequence ATGAAAATCCTACCGATACCTAATGATAATATTACCAAAGTATGTGATTTGCTAAATCAACTTATTGGAGATGTGACAAGTAAGAATCTATTTACGGGATATGGCTTGTTTCATAAACAAAAAGATATGTTTGCTGTTTGGGTAAACAATAAAGTTTACTTGCGAGCTAAGGATGAGCTTTCAATAAAATTAAAAGGACTTGGATGTAAATCTTTTACAACAAATGAACTCAATAAGCGTTTTGTATTATCTGATTATTATGCTTTAACCGAAAGTATCTTAAAGGATAACGTTCTAATGAGAACGTTGATTATTCTTTCAATTACTCAAATAAGGAAGGAGAAACTCGATTTTGCGCTATCTAATGTTGGGCGAATTAGGGACTTACCAAATTTATCGATAAAGTATGAACGAGCATTAAATAAAGTAGGGATTGACAATGTCGATACTTTACGAAAAATTGGTGCTGAAAATGCGATTGTTCGTTTGAAGAAAGCGGATATTAGTGCAAGTGAAGCTTTTTATTGGCGACTTCGCGGAGCTTTGGAAAATCGTAATTGTGAGTTTTACACTGAAAAAGAGAAGGAAAGAGGCCTTAGTAAACTTAATGAAATACTCTCCGCAAATGGATTTAGACGTTGTAAACGAGCGTCTAAAAAGGTTAGTTAG
- the recA gene encoding recombinase RecA: MATQEEKQKALAAALGQIEKQFGKGSIMKLGDTQALDVESVSTGSLGLDVALGIGGLPMGRIVEIFGPESSGKTTLTLSVIAQAQKVGKTCAFIDAEHALDPIYAAKLGVDVKELLVSQPDNGEQALEICDALVRSGAVDVVIVDSVAALTPKAEIEGEMGDSHMGLQARLMSQALRKLTGQIKNANCLVIFINQIRMKIGVMFGNPETTTGGNALKFYSSVRLDIRRTGSVKDGDEIIGNETRVKVVKNKLAAPFRQVDFQILYGEGISKAGELIELGVKHKLVEKSGAWYAYNGEKIGQGKANAMKWLHENPAKSDELEAKLRAELVANPEQALMADIEQSNDDAESDF, translated from the coding sequence ATGGCAACTCAAGAAGAAAAGCAAAAAGCGCTCGCCGCAGCACTTGGTCAAATTGAAAAGCAATTCGGTAAAGGCTCAATTATGAAATTGGGCGATACTCAAGCCCTTGATGTAGAATCTGTTTCAACTGGTTCTTTAGGTCTTGATGTAGCTCTTGGTATTGGTGGTTTACCAATGGGTCGTATTGTTGAAATTTTTGGACCTGAATCTTCTGGTAAAACAACCTTAACTTTATCTGTTATCGCTCAAGCACAGAAAGTAGGTAAAACCTGTGCATTTATAGATGCGGAGCATGCACTTGATCCTATTTATGCAGCAAAACTTGGTGTTGATGTTAAAGAGCTCTTAGTCTCCCAACCAGACAACGGTGAACAAGCACTTGAAATTTGTGATGCCTTAGTGCGCTCTGGAGCGGTAGATGTGGTCATTGTGGACTCTGTTGCTGCACTTACCCCAAAAGCTGAAATCGAAGGTGAAATGGGTGATTCACACATGGGTTTACAAGCGCGTTTGATGTCTCAAGCACTACGTAAATTAACCGGTCAGATCAAAAATGCAAACTGTCTCGTTATCTTCATTAACCAAATTCGTATGAAAATAGGTGTCATGTTTGGTAACCCAGAAACCACAACTGGTGGTAACGCGCTAAAATTCTACTCTTCTGTTCGTTTAGATATCCGTCGTACTGGTTCAGTTAAAGATGGAGATGAGATCATTGGTAACGAAACTCGTGTTAAAGTAGTTAAAAACAAATTAGCCGCACCTTTCCGCCAAGTAGATTTCCAAATTCTTTATGGAGAAGGTATTTCTAAAGCAGGCGAATTGATTGAACTCGGCGTTAAACACAAACTTGTTGAGAAATCTGGTGCGTGGTATGCATATAACGGTGAAAAAATTGGTCAAGGTAAAGCTAATGCAATGAAATGGTTACATGAAAATCCTGCTAAATCAGACGAACTTGAAGCGAAGCTTCGTGCTGAATTAGTCGCTAACCCAGAACAAGCATTAATGGCTGATATTGAACAATCTAATGATGACGCAGAAAGCGATTTCTAA
- the mscL gene encoding large-conductance mechanosensitive channel protein MscL — translation MSFIKEFREFAMRGNVVDMAVGVIIGGAFGKIVSSLVADIAMPVLGILTGGVDFKDLKITLAEAVGETPAVTLNYGAFVQNVFDFIIIAFVIFMMIKGINKVKKPVEKVKGPSQEELLTEIRDLLKK, via the coding sequence ATGAGTTTTATTAAAGAATTCCGCGAATTTGCAATGCGTGGTAATGTAGTTGATATGGCAGTCGGTGTTATTATCGGTGGAGCTTTTGGTAAAATTGTTAGTTCACTTGTAGCTGATATAGCAATGCCTGTATTAGGTATTTTAACTGGTGGTGTAGATTTCAAAGATTTAAAAATCACGTTAGCAGAAGCGGTAGGTGAAACTCCAGCAGTAACATTAAACTACGGTGCATTTGTTCAAAACGTCTTTGATTTCATCATCATTGCATTCGTAATCTTCATGATGATCAAAGGTATCAATAAAGTGAAAAAACCAGTAGAAAAAGTGAAAGGACCTTCACAGGAAGAATTACTTACTGAAATTCGCGATTTATTAAAAAAATAA
- the recX gene encoding recombination regulator RecX has product MSSLALSYVVNLLARREYSEFELRNKMREKAFTEDEIDETIAYCQKKNWQNDKRFAENYLHARSQRGYGANRIKQELRQLKGVSSEVINEVLTESEINWIEIAEKVLHKKFPNYAEPQPIKSKQKIWQYMLSHGFYSEEFSDFIENGIED; this is encoded by the coding sequence ATGTCTTCTCTTGCCTTGAGCTATGTTGTTAATTTACTTGCTCGACGTGAATATAGCGAATTTGAACTACGCAATAAAATGCGGGAAAAAGCATTTACAGAAGATGAGATCGATGAAACGATTGCTTACTGCCAGAAAAAAAACTGGCAAAATGATAAACGATTTGCTGAAAATTATTTACACGCACGTTCGCAACGTGGGTATGGTGCAAATCGTATCAAACAAGAGTTACGTCAACTTAAAGGTGTATCTTCAGAGGTAATCAATGAAGTCCTCACAGAAAGTGAAATTAATTGGATTGAAATAGCAGAAAAGGTTCTACACAAAAAGTTTCCTAACTATGCAGAACCTCAACCAATCAAAAGCAAACAAAAGATTTGGCAGTATATGCTCTCTCATGGATTTTATTCTGAAGAATTTAGCGATTTTATCGAAAATGGAATAGAAGACTGA
- the tuf gene encoding elongation factor Tu has product MSKEKFERTKPHVNVGTIGHVDHGKTTLTAAITTVLAKHYGGAARAFDQIDNAPEEKARGITINTSHVEYDTPTRHYAHVDCPGHADYVKNMITGAAQMDGAILVVAATDGPMPQTREHILLGRQVGVPYIIVFLNKCDMVDDEELLELVEMEVRELLSQYDFPGDDTPIVRGSALQALNGVAEWEEKILELANHLDTYIPEPERAIDQPFLLPIEDVFSISGRGTVVTGRVERGIIRTGDEVEIVGIKPTAKTTVTGVEMFRKLLDEGRAGENIGALLRGTKREEIERGQVLAKPGSITPHTDFESEVYVLSKDEGGRHTPFFKGYRPQFYFRTTDVTGTIELPEGVEMVMPGDNIKMTVSLIHPIAMDQGLRFAIREGGRTVGAGVVAKIIK; this is encoded by the coding sequence ATGTCTAAAGAAAAATTTGAACGTACAAAACCGCACGTAAACGTGGGTACAATCGGCCACGTTGACCACGGTAAAACAACTTTAACAGCAGCAATCACAACCGTATTAGCAAAACACTACGGTGGTGCAGCTCGTGCATTCGATCAAATCGATAACGCGCCAGAAGAAAAAGCGCGTGGTATCACCATCAACACATCACACGTTGAATACGATACTCCAACTCGTCACTACGCACATGTTGACTGCCCAGGACACGCGGACTATGTTAAAAACATGATTACCGGTGCGGCGCAAATGGACGGTGCTATTTTAGTAGTAGCGGCGACAGATGGTCCAATGCCACAAACTCGTGAGCACATCTTATTAGGTCGCCAAGTAGGTGTACCTTACATCATCGTATTCTTAAACAAATGCGACATGGTAGATGACGAAGAGTTATTAGAATTAGTAGAAATGGAAGTGCGTGAACTTCTTTCTCAATATGACTTCCCAGGTGATGATACGCCAATCGTACGTGGTTCTGCATTACAAGCATTAAACGGCGTTGCAGAATGGGAAGAAAAAATCCTTGAGTTAGCAAACCACTTAGATACTTACATTCCTGAACCAGAGCGTGCAATTGACCAACCGTTCCTTCTTCCAATCGAAGACGTGTTCTCAATTTCAGGTCGTGGTACAGTAGTAACAGGTCGTGTTGAGCGTGGAATCATCCGTACTGGTGATGAAGTTGAAATCGTAGGTATCAAACCAACAGCGAAAACAACTGTAACCGGTGTTGAAATGTTCCGTAAATTACTTGACGAAGGTCGTGCAGGTGAAAACATTGGTGCATTATTACGTGGTACTAAACGTGAAGAAATCGAACGTGGTCAAGTGTTAGCGAAACCAGGTTCAATCACGCCACACACTGACTTCGAATCAGAAGTGTACGTATTATCAAAAGATGAAGGTGGTCGTCACACTCCATTCTTCAAAGGTTACCGTCCACAGTTCTATTTCCGTACAACTGACGTAACTGGTACAATCGAGTTACCAGAAGGTGTGGAAATGGTAATGCCAGGCGATAACATCAAAATGACAGTAAGCTTAATCCACCCAATCGCGATGGACCAAGGTTTACGTTTCGCAATCCGTGAAGGTGGCCGTACAGTAGGTGCTGGTGTTGTTGCGAAAATCATCAAATAA
- a CDS encoding glycosyltransferase family A protein, which translates to MNLPLIDVVIPCYNAEQTLVRAVESALLQGNLGRLWLIDDTSTDNTFVLALQLAAQYPDRISVEQMPKNSGVAMARTWGAMLSAKSAVDFVAFLDADDAYEPGALEVAAATFHFQPDTSVVRLALKPINLAQRYAEHPNFDQAWQYMRMTCGGNIVINKAFFLACGGFPTHQLFRELGGEDGALGIATTKTAKVATLFEDVGVLHFCREGMHAERLLDGLLFNKQDPSITTEKMAEAEQVTATICRRIEALKCGLNSAEIGIRPLVVERTE; encoded by the coding sequence ATGAATTTGCCTTTAATTGATGTCGTCATTCCTTGCTATAACGCTGAACAAACGCTTGTTCGTGCAGTAGAGTCTGCGTTGCTGCAAGGTAATCTTGGCCGTCTTTGGCTGATTGATGATACGTCTACAGATAATACATTTGTATTAGCCTTACAGCTTGCCGCGCAATATCCTGACAGAATTTCTGTCGAGCAAATGCCGAAAAATAGTGGTGTCGCGATGGCTCGAACTTGGGGCGCAATGCTCTCTGCTAAAAGTGCGGTCGATTTTGTTGCGTTTTTAGATGCGGATGATGCATACGAACCTGGAGCATTGGAAGTGGCTGCGGCAACCTTTCATTTTCAGCCAGATACATCGGTGGTGAGATTGGCGTTAAAACCGATAAATTTAGCCCAACGCTATGCAGAACATCCTAATTTTGATCAAGCATGGCAATATATGCGTATGACCTGCGGGGGAAATATCGTTATCAATAAAGCTTTTTTCTTAGCTTGTGGCGGATTTCCAACACATCAATTATTCCGAGAGCTCGGCGGTGAAGATGGCGCATTAGGTATTGCGACGACTAAAACTGCAAAAGTAGCTACATTATTTGAAGATGTAGGCGTATTGCATTTTTGTCGTGAAGGTATGCATGCAGAACGTTTGCTCGATGGTCTTTTATTTAATAAACAAGATCCTTCGATTACTACAGAAAAAATGGCAGAAGCTGAACAAGTCACAGCGACCATTTGTCGCCGTATTGAGGCATTAAAGTGCGGTCTAAATTCAGCTGAAATTGGTATCCGACCTTTGGTTGTGGAGAGAACAGAATGA
- the rsmB gene encoding 16S rRNA (cytosine(967)-C(5))-methyltransferase RsmB, translated as MVFQRKKTGKSTALSVRAIAAQVILQVLDQGKSLSTLLPDVQSQVKPQDLPLLQEITFGICRVLPRLENIIKKLLDKPLKGKTRIVHCLLLVGLYQLLYMRVPAHAAVDEVVNATKSLKSDSFRGLVNGVLRRFLREQEDILAVVDKHWQTLHPEWFVNKLKKAYPNWREIIEANNQKPPMWLRVNQQQNNTKTYRTLLEEQEIAAFECDNPHALRLAQPLSVTKLPNFAQGAVTVQDLNAQWSALLLEPQNDELILDACAAPGGKTTHILEMAPQAKVIALDVEAHRLKRVKENLARLNQQATVVCGDATEPEKWLSEIDLSGASFDRILLDAPCSATGVIRRHPDIKWLRQETDIVQLVALQGQILKALWVKLKPNGILLYATCSVLPDENSQQIQHFLAETPDAELMLLPFEQTENTIGIQFLPQENSGDGFYYAKLRKRLA; from the coding sequence ATGGTATTTCAACGCAAAAAAACGGGAAAATCGACCGCTCTTTCGGTACGCGCTATTGCTGCTCAAGTGATTTTACAGGTTTTAGATCAGGGTAAGTCCTTATCAACATTGCTTCCTGACGTGCAATCGCAGGTAAAACCACAGGATTTACCTTTATTACAGGAAATCACCTTTGGTATTTGTCGCGTATTACCTCGTTTAGAAAATATTATAAAAAAACTATTAGATAAGCCATTGAAGGGTAAAACCCGCATCGTGCACTGTTTGCTATTGGTGGGATTGTACCAGTTACTTTATATGCGCGTGCCCGCTCATGCGGCTGTGGATGAAGTGGTGAACGCCACAAAATCATTAAAATCGGATAGTTTCCGTGGTTTGGTTAATGGTGTACTGCGTCGCTTCTTACGGGAACAAGAGGATATTCTTGCTGTAGTAGATAAACATTGGCAAACGCTTCATCCTGAATGGTTTGTGAATAAACTCAAAAAAGCTTATCCGAATTGGCGTGAAATTATTGAGGCGAATAACCAAAAGCCACCAATGTGGTTGCGGGTCAATCAACAGCAAAATAACACGAAAACTTACCGCACTTTGTTGGAAGAGCAAGAGATAGCAGCGTTTGAATGTGATAATCCACATGCTTTGCGCTTAGCTCAACCACTTTCGGTCACAAAGTTGCCAAATTTTGCACAAGGTGCGGTGACAGTTCAGGATCTCAATGCACAATGGTCTGCTTTGTTGCTTGAGCCACAAAATGATGAATTAATTTTAGATGCTTGCGCGGCGCCAGGTGGGAAGACTACACATATTTTAGAAATGGCACCGCAAGCGAAAGTGATTGCGCTTGATGTCGAGGCTCATCGCTTAAAACGCGTCAAAGAAAATCTTGCCCGTTTGAATCAACAGGCGACGGTTGTTTGTGGTGATGCGACCGAGCCTGAAAAGTGGCTTTCAGAAATAGATTTAAGTGGAGCATCCTTTGATCGTATTTTATTAGATGCACCTTGCTCGGCAACAGGGGTGATTCGTCGTCATCCGGATATTAAATGGTTACGTCAAGAAACGGATATTGTTCAATTGGTTGCCTTGCAAGGACAAATTCTAAAAGCGCTTTGGGTAAAATTGAAACCTAATGGCATTTTGCTTTACGCGACTTGCTCGGTGCTTCCTGATGAGAACAGTCAGCAAATACAGCATTTTTTAGCTGAAACACCCGATGCAGAATTAATGCTATTGCCGTTTGAACAAACGGAAAATACGATTGGAATCCAATTCTTACCACAAGAGAATAGCGGGGATGGGTTCTATTATGCAAAATTGAGAAAACGGTTAGCTTAA
- the def gene encoding peptide deformylase — MTALNVLIYPDDHLKIVCEPVVEVNDDIRKIVDDMFDTMYLEEGIGLAAPQVDILQRIITIDIEGDKQNQLVLINPEILASEGETGIEEGCLSIPGFRALVPRKEKITVKALDRHGKEFTLDADGLLAICIQHEIDHLNGILFVDYLSPLKRQRIKEKLVKYKKQIAKQ; from the coding sequence ATGACCGCACTTAATGTATTAATTTATCCAGATGATCACCTAAAAATTGTTTGTGAGCCAGTTGTCGAAGTCAATGATGACATTCGCAAAATTGTAGATGATATGTTTGATACGATGTACCTAGAAGAAGGCATTGGTCTTGCTGCACCACAAGTAGATATTTTGCAACGTATTATTACGATTGATATTGAAGGTGACAAACAAAATCAGTTAGTGTTGATCAACCCAGAAATTTTGGCTTCTGAAGGTGAAACTGGGATTGAAGAAGGTTGTTTATCTATTCCAGGATTCCGTGCTTTAGTGCCTCGTAAAGAAAAAATCACGGTAAAAGCGTTAGATCGTCATGGAAAAGAATTTACGCTTGATGCAGATGGTTTATTAGCAATCTGTATTCAACATGAGATCGATCATTTGAACGGTATTTTATTTGTGGATTATCTTTCACCATTGAAACGTCAACGTATCAAAGAAAAATTAGTGAAATATAAAAAACAAATTGCAAAACAATAA
- a CDS encoding Cof-type HAD-IIB family hydrolase: MQQLPFKAVVSDLDGTLLNTNHVIGDFTIEILNKLEQKGVDIILATGRNHTDVSSILGKIGAKHAVMITSNGARVRDLKGNLIYSNSLPEEIVLELYKIPFDRTKICINTYQDDGWFINIDVPELAKYHKDSGFMYEVVDFTKHHGRGTEKVFFIARDPKDLVELEDYLRTHFGDKTTIVYSAVTCLEVMNKNVSKGDALAHLLENRNYGLKDCIAFGDGQNDVEMLSWAGKGYVMANADPRLKEACPELEEIGFNKDEAVAKHLAELFGIK; encoded by the coding sequence ATGCAACAACTTCCATTTAAAGCCGTGGTTTCTGATCTTGACGGTACATTACTCAATACCAATCATGTAATTGGTGATTTCACAATTGAGATATTAAATAAATTAGAACAAAAAGGTGTTGATATTATTTTAGCGACAGGCCGTAATCACACGGATGTTTCTTCTATTTTAGGTAAGATTGGAGCGAAGCATGCTGTAATGATTACTTCCAATGGCGCGAGAGTACGAGACCTAAAAGGTAACCTTATTTATAGCAATAGTCTTCCAGAAGAAATCGTGCTTGAGTTGTATAAAATCCCTTTTGATCGTACCAAGATTTGTATCAATACTTATCAAGATGATGGCTGGTTTATCAATATAGATGTGCCTGAATTAGCAAAATATCACAAGGATTCAGGTTTCATGTATGAGGTGGTTGATTTCACAAAACACCATGGAAGAGGAACTGAAAAAGTATTTTTTATTGCTCGTGATCCGAAAGATCTTGTAGAACTAGAAGATTATCTTAGAACGCATTTTGGTGATAAAACGACGATTGTTTATTCTGCTGTGACTTGCTTAGAGGTCATGAACAAAAATGTATCTAAAGGTGATGCATTAGCTCATCTATTAGAAAATAGAAATTATGGATTAAAAGATTGTATTGCTTTTGGAGATGGTCAGAATGATGTTGAAATGCTTTCTTGGGCTGGTAAAGGTTATGTGATGGCGAATGCCGATCCTCGTCTAAAAGAAGCTTGCCCTGAATTAGAAGAGATTGGGTTCAATAAAGACGAAGCAGTAGCCAAACATCTGGCGGAGCTTTTTGGTATCAAATAA
- the ispF gene encoding 2-C-methyl-D-erythritol 2,4-cyclodiphosphate synthase, translating to MIRIGHGFDVHAFGEDRPLIIGGVEVPYHTGFIAHSDGDVALHALTDALLGAAALGDIGKLFPDTDMQYKNADSRVLLREAFRQVQEKGYKVSNVDVTIIAQAPKMRPHIDAMRGKIAEDLHCDIEQVNVKATTTEKLGFTGRSEGIACEAVALLLKA from the coding sequence ATGATACGAATTGGACATGGGTTTGATGTTCATGCCTTTGGTGAAGATCGCCCTTTAATTATTGGTGGCGTTGAAGTGCCTTACCATACTGGGTTTATTGCCCATTCTGATGGTGATGTCGCCTTACATGCCTTAACAGATGCTTTATTAGGTGCGGCAGCATTAGGAGATATAGGTAAACTCTTCCCTGATACCGATATGCAATATAAAAATGCAGATAGCCGTGTTTTATTACGAGAAGCATTCCGCCAAGTACAAGAAAAAGGCTATAAAGTAAGTAATGTGGATGTGACCATTATTGCACAAGCCCCTAAAATGCGTCCTCATATCGATGCAATGCGAGGGAAGATTGCGGAAGATTTACATTGTGATATTGAGCAAGTCAATGTTAAAGCAACCACAACAGAAAAACTTGGCTTTACGGGTAGAAGTGAGGGGATTGCTTGTGAAGCTGTTGCATTGTTACTCAAAGCTTAA
- the fmt gene encoding methionyl-tRNA formyltransferase — translation MKPLNIIFAGTPDFAAQHLAALLNSHHNIIAVYTQLDKPAGRGKKLQASPVKQLAEQHQIPVYQPKSLRKEEAQAELKALNADVMVVVAYGLILPQAVLDMPRLGCLNVHGSLLPRWRGAAPIQRSIWAGDQQTGVTIMQMDVGLDTGDMLHKVYCDIDVQETSASLYHKLAEIAPSALIDVLDHLEEGKFIAEKQDDSQSNYAEKLSKEEAKLDWSLSAAQLERNIRAFNPWPISFLQLTDEQGNEQTLKVYVAAVLPHVDKPAGTILSVDRKGIQIATKEGVLNLLQLQPAGKKPMSVQDFLNGRADWFQVGKVLN, via the coding sequence ATGAAACCATTGAATATCATCTTTGCCGGTACACCGGACTTCGCAGCACAACATCTTGCTGCACTCTTAAATTCACATCATAATATTATTGCTGTTTATACGCAGCTAGATAAACCGGCTGGCCGTGGTAAAAAATTGCAAGCGAGTCCTGTAAAGCAATTAGCAGAACAGCATCAAATTCCGGTTTATCAACCAAAATCCTTGCGTAAAGAAGAAGCACAAGCAGAGCTTAAAGCGTTAAATGCTGATGTAATGGTTGTTGTCGCTTATGGTTTGATTTTACCTCAAGCAGTGTTAGATATGCCTCGTTTAGGTTGTTTAAATGTGCATGGCTCTCTCTTACCACGTTGGCGTGGCGCAGCACCTATTCAGCGCTCTATTTGGGCAGGTGATCAACAAACAGGTGTGACAATTATGCAAATGGATGTGGGTTTAGATACTGGCGATATGTTACATAAAGTGTATTGTGATATTGATGTGCAAGAAACCTCTGCCTCGCTTTACCATAAGTTAGCTGAAATTGCGCCGTCTGCATTGATTGATGTTTTAGATCATTTGGAAGAAGGGAAGTTCATTGCGGAAAAACAAGATGATAGCCAAAGTAACTATGCAGAGAAACTTTCCAAAGAAGAGGCTAAATTAGATTGGTCGCTATCGGCAGCCCAGCTTGAACGTAATATTCGCGCGTTTAATCCTTGGCCGATTAGTTTCCTACAATTAACCGATGAGCAGGGTAATGAACAAACCTTAAAAGTTTATGTTGCTGCCGTGTTGCCACATGTAGATAAGCCCGCTGGGACGATTTTAAGTGTCGATAGAAAAGGTATCCAAATTGCCACGAAAGAAGGCGTTTTAAATTTATTGCAACTTCAGCCCGCAGGCAAGAAACCTATGTCTGTGCAAGACTTCCTCAATGGTCGAGCAGATTGGTTCCAGGTTGGTAAGGTTTTAAACTAA